The following are encoded in a window of Cystobacter ferrugineus genomic DNA:
- a CDS encoding flagellar biosynthetic protein FliO — protein MKTWWTSVSPRTRLLLALGLVLGLAAVAQGSAAPVTSLSRALLGGLALAVLGGWLMYRGRAGDGFSRTEPLRVVSRTGLSQRCGLALVEVEGSRYFVVFGDSFAEIRPARASVRVKSRSRRRVVADAAVEEPLS, from the coding sequence ATGAAGACCTGGTGGACCTCCGTGTCGCCGCGTACCCGGTTGCTTCTGGCGCTCGGGCTCGTGCTGGGCCTGGCGGCAGTGGCGCAGGGGAGCGCGGCGCCCGTGACCTCGCTGTCGCGGGCGTTGTTGGGCGGCCTGGCCCTGGCGGTTCTGGGCGGGTGGCTGATGTACCGCGGACGTGCCGGGGATGGGTTCTCGCGCACCGAGCCGCTGCGGGTGGTGTCCCGGACCGGCTTGTCGCAGCGCTGTGGGCTGGCGTTGGTGGAGGTGGAAGGGAGCCGCTACTTCGTGGTGTTCGGCGATTCCTTCGCGGAGATCCGTCCGGCACGAGCATCCGTGCGCGTGAAGTCCCGGTCGCGCCGACGCGTGGTGGCTGATGCCGCGGTCGAGGAGCCCCTGTCATGA
- the sctR gene encoding type III secretion system export apparatus subunit SctR, with amino-acid sequence MRSAWLVGGLLMPGLASAAEPSLSQMSFAGTPLSMMGMLAVMSLLPFAVLMLTSFSKIAVVLSLARSAMGTQQAPPTLVLTGLAAVLSGHIMAPVVERMYDAGQAVYEDVGSGARLLDAAGRVTEPLRAFLVKHGSPEERARLVDLARELRPPEEAEQVHEESLFVVIPAFVLTELKEAFQIGFLVFLPFLVLDMVVANVLLALGMQSLSPSQVSLPFKILLFVAVDGWSLLARGLILGYR; translated from the coding sequence ATGAGAAGCGCGTGGCTGGTGGGGGGGTTGCTCATGCCCGGACTCGCCTCGGCGGCGGAGCCCTCCCTGTCGCAGATGTCCTTCGCGGGCACACCGCTGTCGATGATGGGGATGCTGGCGGTGATGTCCCTGCTGCCCTTCGCGGTGTTGATGCTGACGAGCTTCTCGAAGATCGCCGTGGTGCTGTCCCTGGCGCGCTCGGCCATGGGGACGCAGCAAGCCCCGCCCACCCTCGTGCTCACGGGGCTCGCCGCGGTGTTGTCGGGGCACATCATGGCGCCCGTCGTGGAGCGCATGTACGACGCGGGGCAGGCCGTCTACGAGGACGTGGGCTCTGGCGCGAGGCTCCTCGATGCCGCGGGGAGGGTGACCGAGCCGCTGCGTGCCTTCCTGGTCAAGCACGGCAGTCCGGAGGAACGCGCTCGGCTGGTGGACCTGGCGCGTGAGCTGCGCCCACCCGAGGAGGCGGAGCAGGTCCACGAAGAGAGCCTGTTCGTGGTCATTCCCGCCTTCGTCCTCACCGAGCTGAAGGAGGCGTTTCAAATCGGCTTCCTCGTCTTCCTTCCGTTCCTGGTGCTGGACATGGTCGTCGCCAACGTCCTGCTCGCCCTGGGAATGCAGTCCCTGTCGCCCAGCCAGGTGAGCCTGCCCTTCAAGATCCTCCTCTTCGTCGCGGTGGATGGTTGGTCGCTGCTCGCGCGCGGCCTCATCCTCGGCTACCGGTGA
- a CDS encoding FliM/FliN family flagellar motor switch protein: protein MRSPPGIHTQSTTLKPMGLRRLGTRRLSRAHVTLQERPQAVRFARQAMRGVCDVLSRELGCPVQVEARVLEAVVMPATGLAHTAAFALVDLSATGGTAVLELEPPVLFAVLDRLSGGTTKRTPLTGLTRLEEASFAFVGLSVLSALRGQGELQGRFSPRLTGVTVNRAEALARLDARQRYLGVELSVTVGQTTAGGRLVVPARSIESALNDLPVERDESIAPEVLAARLAAHCRVGCSSLSREALATLGVGDVILFAGLCWSGTSLCGPGRLLLRGLECGGDFAPEGFTLNRVEGRGLLQESDMVTGVHERSEGLPPLPVDVEIELARMTMSLSELAALKPGALLPLRVSASEPVLLRVGDRAVARAELVDIEGEVGARILCLLP, encoded by the coding sequence ATGCGAAGTCCCCCTGGAATCCATACCCAGTCCACGACCTTGAAGCCGATGGGGCTGCGTCGGCTCGGCACCCGCCGTCTGTCTCGTGCTCACGTGACGCTCCAGGAGCGTCCCCAGGCCGTGCGCTTCGCGCGGCAGGCCATGCGGGGAGTCTGCGACGTGCTGAGCCGGGAGCTGGGCTGCCCGGTCCAGGTGGAGGCGCGGGTGCTGGAGGCGGTGGTGATGCCGGCGACGGGGCTGGCGCACACGGCGGCATTCGCGCTGGTGGACTTGTCGGCCACGGGAGGCACGGCGGTGCTGGAACTGGAGCCGCCCGTGCTCTTCGCCGTCCTGGATCGTCTGTCAGGGGGGACGACGAAGCGGACTCCCCTCACGGGGCTGACGCGCCTGGAGGAGGCCTCCTTCGCCTTCGTGGGACTGTCGGTGTTGTCCGCGCTGCGGGGCCAGGGGGAGTTGCAGGGGCGCTTCAGTCCGCGTCTCACCGGGGTGACGGTGAATCGCGCGGAGGCGCTGGCGCGTCTGGATGCCCGGCAGCGCTACCTGGGCGTGGAACTGAGTGTGACGGTGGGGCAGACGACCGCGGGGGGGCGGTTGGTGGTTCCGGCCAGGAGCATCGAGAGCGCCCTGAACGATCTGCCGGTGGAGCGTGACGAATCGATCGCGCCCGAGGTGCTGGCGGCGCGGCTGGCCGCTCATTGCCGGGTGGGGTGTTCCTCCCTGTCGCGCGAGGCGTTGGCCACGTTGGGAGTGGGGGACGTCATCCTGTTCGCGGGGCTGTGCTGGTCGGGCACGAGTCTGTGTGGTCCCGGGCGGCTGCTGTTGCGTGGCTTGGAATGTGGGGGGGACTTCGCCCCCGAGGGTTTCACGTTGAACCGCGTCGAGGGACGCGGACTTCTCCAGGAGTCGGACATGGTGACCGGGGTGCATGAGCGGAGCGAGGGCCTTCCCCCGCTGCCGGTGGATGTGGAGATCGAGCTGGCGCGGATGACGATGTCGCTCTCGGAGCTCGCGGCGTTGAAGCCGGGGGCATTGCTGCCGTTGCGCGTCAGCGCCAGCGAGCCCGTGCTGCTGCGCGTGGGGGACCGGGCGGTGGCCCGGGCGGAGTTGGTGGACATCGAGGGCGAGGTCGGTGCCCGCATCCTCTGCCTGCTGCCGTGA
- a CDS encoding flagellar biosynthetic protein FliQ: MTQDMLLSLGREALLLMVLASLPPIGASLVVGFLMSLFQATTQLQESTLTVVPKLCAAVLALVVAGPWIAGQLTLFTHQVLGFIAEVGG; the protein is encoded by the coding sequence ATGACCCAGGACATGTTGCTTTCCCTGGGACGGGAGGCCCTCCTCCTGATGGTGCTCGCGTCCCTGCCACCCATTGGCGCGAGCCTGGTGGTGGGCTTCCTGATGAGTCTCTTCCAGGCCACCACGCAGTTGCAGGAGAGCACGCTCACGGTGGTGCCCAAGCTGTGCGCGGCGGTGCTGGCCCTGGTGGTGGCCGGGCCGTGGATCGCCGGTCAGCTCACGCTCTTCACGCATCAGGTCCTGGGCTTCATCGCGGAGGTGGGCGGATGA
- a CDS encoding EscT/YscT/HrcT family type III secretion system export apparatus protein, producing MRWELLGGWFASWGPDVVAVALCAARLLPVAFLCPLLGGQAAPTTVKLALVLSLALFLHLEAGVSLSTPVTSPVHLAALTMKELTYGVSLGLVAALPFDAARMGGRFIDLFRGTSAEASLPVTGSRESATGDALHPLLVGLVITGGLMPVVLSGLVRGFGWVPLGAYVPGEGAVLRVVGLAGGAMATGLAVGAPVAAAVMAVDCLVGLVSRAAPQVNLQDMGAPLRILAGGALLWLGVGLFCERLLAGFLEVEDALFQLAEVAR from the coding sequence ATGAGGTGGGAACTGCTTGGGGGATGGTTCGCGTCCTGGGGGCCAGACGTGGTGGCGGTGGCGTTGTGCGCCGCGCGACTGCTGCCGGTGGCCTTCCTCTGTCCGCTGCTGGGAGGACAGGCGGCTCCGACGACGGTGAAGCTCGCGCTGGTGCTGAGCCTCGCCCTCTTCCTTCATTTGGAGGCGGGGGTGTCCCTGTCCACACCCGTGACGTCGCCCGTGCACCTGGCCGCGCTGACGATGAAGGAGCTGACCTATGGGGTGTCGCTGGGACTGGTCGCGGCGCTGCCCTTCGACGCGGCGCGGATGGGGGGTCGTTTCATCGACCTGTTCCGAGGCACCTCCGCGGAGGCGAGCCTGCCTGTCACGGGGTCTCGCGAATCGGCCACGGGAGACGCGCTCCACCCGCTGCTCGTGGGGCTGGTGATCACGGGAGGGCTCATGCCCGTGGTGCTGTCGGGGCTGGTGCGGGGCTTTGGCTGGGTGCCCTTGGGCGCGTATGTGCCCGGGGAGGGGGCGGTGCTGCGTGTCGTGGGGCTCGCGGGAGGGGCCATGGCCACGGGCCTGGCGGTTGGGGCGCCGGTGGCCGCGGCGGTGATGGCGGTGGATTGCCTGGTGGGTCTCGTATCGCGTGCCGCGCCCCAGGTGAATCTCCAGGACATGGGCGCGCCCCTGCGCATCCTCGCGGGAGGCGCTCTGCTGTGGCTGGGCGTGGGGCTGTTCTGTGAGCGGCTGCTCGCGGGTTTCCTCGAAGTGGAGGACGCCTTGTTCCAACTGGCGGAGGTGGCGCGGTGA